One window from the genome of [Clostridium] celerecrescens 18A encodes:
- a CDS encoding M20 family metallopeptidase has protein sequence MENHRSDATLLTQNLIRIDSTDPGAYEKNIAEYIFSRLSSLSVPVIKKEVLPGRYNIMAKIKGEIDDPALVYICHMDTVTIGEGWTTDPLGAEVINGRIYGRGACDMKSGLACALSAFSAMAEEAASGKIPRHSFVFIGTVDEEDFMRGVEDVIKEGWVTEKSFVLDTEPTNGQIQVAHKGRTWFEVTVTGVTAHASTPWKGADAIAAMAEIISSIRRRIGECPSHEDLGISTVTFGQIEGGYRPYVVPDQCRVWIDMRLVPPTDTAAAISIVEQAIREAAIAVPGITSSYEITGDRPFIEKDESSYLLKALKAAAEETTGKTVPVSYFPGYTDTAVIAGKLHNPNCMSYGPGDLELAHKPDEFVPCEDILRCEEVLTRLARSILF, from the coding sequence ATGGAAAATCATCGATCCGATGCCACTTTGCTGACACAGAACCTGATCCGCATCGACAGTACGGATCCCGGTGCATACGAAAAAAATATTGCCGAATATATCTTTAGCCGGCTATCCTCCCTGTCTGTCCCTGTCATCAAAAAAGAGGTCCTGCCGGGCCGTTATAATATTATGGCAAAAATCAAAGGAGAAATCGACGACCCTGCCCTTGTTTATATCTGCCACATGGACACGGTAACCATTGGAGAGGGCTGGACAACCGACCCTCTTGGAGCGGAGGTTATAAATGGAAGGATCTATGGCCGGGGAGCCTGTGACATGAAATCCGGACTGGCCTGCGCCCTCTCCGCCTTTTCCGCCATGGCAGAGGAGGCAGCTTCCGGAAAAATCCCCAGGCATTCCTTTGTTTTCATCGGTACTGTTGATGAAGAGGATTTCATGCGGGGAGTTGAGGATGTGATAAAAGAAGGCTGGGTGACGGAAAAAAGCTTTGTCCTGGATACAGAGCCAACAAACGGACAGATCCAGGTTGCTCATAAAGGGCGTACCTGGTTTGAAGTTACCGTTACCGGAGTGACCGCCCATGCAAGCACTCCCTGGAAGGGGGCCGACGCCATTGCCGCCATGGCCGAGATCATATCTTCCATACGCCGGCGGATCGGAGAATGCCCCTCTCATGAGGATCTGGGCATATCTACCGTTACATTCGGCCAGATCGAAGGAGGATACCGCCCGTATGTGGTTCCCGACCAATGCAGAGTCTGGATCGATATGCGCCTGGTACCTCCCACAGATACAGCTGCTGCCATCTCCATTGTGGAACAGGCCATCCGGGAAGCTGCGATCGCTGTTCCAGGGATCACCTCTTCTTATGAGATCACAGGAGACAGGCCTTTTATTGAAAAGGATGAAAGCTCCTATTTATTAAAAGCCCTGAAAGCCGCAGCAGAGGAAACCACAGGAAAGACGGTCCCTGTCTCCTATTTTCCCGGGTACACCGACACTGCCGTCATCGCAGGAAAGCTTCACAATCCCAACTGCATGTCCTATGGTCCCGGTGATCTGGAACTGGCCCATAAACCGGATGAATTTGTCCCCTGTGAAGATATCTTAAGATGCGAGGAAGTGCTCACCAGACTGGCACGCTCCATACTTTTCTAG
- a CDS encoding S8 family peptidase, translated as MGYTGRGIGVAVLDTGIYLHEDFEHRMAAFVDIVHRRRDTYDDNGHGTHISGIIGGSGIASGGMYMGIAPECHIIMLKVLDKKGNGYASDVLAGLKWIRDNRERYGIRIVNISVGSFSKKGMTENSVLVRGVNAAWDDGLVVCVAAGNMGPGMNTITTPGISRKVITVGCSDDYKEVNVMGNRMIDYSGRGPTGACICKPEIIAPGAGIISCANESGQYLAKSGTSMSTPLVSGAIALLLQKYPYMTNRDVKLMLRERAVDLGLPINQQGWGMLDVERLLM; from the coding sequence ATGGGCTATACAGGGCGTGGGATTGGAGTTGCAGTTCTCGATACGGGGATTTATCTTCATGAGGACTTTGAACATAGAATGGCGGCTTTTGTAGATATTGTACACCGCAGAAGGGACACCTATGACGATAACGGTCATGGGACTCATATATCAGGAATCATAGGAGGCAGCGGCATCGCTTCCGGAGGAATGTATATGGGCATTGCACCAGAGTGTCATATCATTATGCTTAAGGTATTGGATAAAAAAGGAAACGGCTATGCCTCCGATGTGCTGGCCGGACTTAAATGGATTCGCGATAACAGGGAAAGGTATGGGATCAGGATTGTAAATATTTCCGTTGGTTCCTTTTCGAAAAAGGGGATGACAGAAAATTCTGTTCTTGTGCGTGGAGTAAATGCGGCATGGGATGACGGGCTGGTGGTCTGTGTGGCCGCAGGAAACATGGGACCGGGCATGAATACGATCACGACTCCGGGTATCAGCCGGAAGGTGATTACTGTGGGGTGCTCAGATGACTATAAAGAGGTAAATGTAATGGGAAACCGGATGATCGATTATTCCGGAAGAGGTCCCACCGGTGCCTGCATCTGCAAACCGGAAATCATCGCTCCGGGGGCAGGAATTATCAGTTGCGCCAACGAATCAGGGCAATACCTTGCCAAAAGCGGAACCTCAATGTCGACACCTCTGGTTTCAGGGGCGATTGCGCTTCTTCTTCAGAAATATCCCTATATGACCAACCGGGATGTGAAACTGATGCTAAGAGAGCGGGCAGTGGATCTGGGTCTTCCCATAAATCAGCAGGGCTGGGGGATGCTTGATGTTGAGAGGCTATTGATGTAA
- the recA gene encoding recombinase RecA, protein MNKDDKLKALDAALTQIEKAYGKGSVMKLGDSGTNMNVETIPTGALSLDIALGLGGIPKGRVVEIYGPESSGKTTVALHMIAEVQKRGGIAGFIDAEHALDPVYAKNIGVDIDNLYISQPDNGEQALEITETMVRSGAVDIVIVDSVAALVPKAEIEGDMGDSHVGLQARLMSQALRKLTAIISKSNCIVLFINQLREKVGVMFGSPETTTGGRALKFYASVRLDIRKIETLKQGGDMVGNRVRVKVVKNKIAPPFKEAEFDIMFGKGISKEGDILDLAVKENIVEKSGAWFAYNNVKIGQGRENAKTYLQDNPAVCLEVENKVRIKYGLHEESSIGPESAGSAAPKESKRIKAEESKNETPKE, encoded by the coding sequence ATGAATAAAGATGATAAGCTAAAGGCGCTTGATGCCGCCCTTACTCAGATAGAAAAGGCATATGGAAAAGGCTCTGTAATGAAGCTGGGCGACTCAGGCACAAATATGAACGTAGAGACCATACCTACAGGGGCATTGAGCCTTGATATAGCCCTAGGCCTGGGAGGAATTCCAAAGGGAAGGGTTGTGGAGATCTACGGACCGGAATCCAGTGGTAAAACAACTGTTGCCCTACATATGATCGCAGAGGTTCAGAAGAGAGGCGGCATCGCAGGATTTATTGATGCGGAGCATGCCCTTGATCCTGTTTACGCCAAGAACATTGGAGTGGATATAGATAACCTTTACATTTCCCAGCCGGATAACGGGGAGCAGGCATTGGAGATCACGGAAACCATGGTTCGGTCCGGTGCTGTTGACATCGTAATCGTGGACTCGGTCGCAGCTCTTGTGCCAAAGGCCGAAATCGAAGGTGATATGGGCGATTCCCATGTGGGTCTTCAGGCGCGTCTGATGTCCCAGGCTCTTAGAAAGCTGACGGCCATCATCAGCAAGTCCAACTGTATTGTTCTCTTTATTAACCAGCTTCGTGAGAAGGTAGGAGTAATGTTTGGAAGCCCTGAGACTACCACAGGTGGACGTGCCCTTAAGTTCTACGCGTCTGTCCGTCTGGATATCCGTAAGATCGAGACCTTAAAGCAGGGCGGAGATATGGTAGGTAACCGGGTACGTGTTAAGGTAGTAAAGAATAAGATTGCACCGCCATTTAAGGAGGCGGAATTCGATATCATGTTCGGCAAAGGTATTTCCAAAGAAGGAGATATCCTGGATCTGGCGGTAAAAGAGAATATCGTAGAAAAGAGCGGAGCATGGTTTGCTTATAATAATGTCAAGATCGGTCAGGGACGTGAGAATGCCAAGACTTATCTTCAGGACAATCCGGCCGTTTGCCTGGAAGTAGAGAACAAGGTCCGTATAAAGTATGGGCTTCATGAAGAAAGCAGTATAGGACCGGAGAGTGCTGGTTCAGCTGCCCCTAAGGAAAGCAAGAGAATCAAGGCAGAAGAAAGCAAGAACGAAACTCCCAAGGAGTAA
- a CDS encoding regulatory protein RecX, giving the protein MTVVEIVPVDKRRSKVILDEDFTLVLYRGEIRKFGIEEGKPLSEETYQEILREVLFKRARERVLFLLKSSDKTEQELRRKLKDGGYPIEAADYAIEFLKEHNFINDENYGRRYVEFNSERKSQRQIQYELQKKGLDKEVIQEILREQPVDEDAQIRAYVKKKRIKAEEMDFKERGKMMAALGRRGFSYDAISRVLGGIYSED; this is encoded by the coding sequence ATGACAGTTGTGGAAATTGTGCCCGTTGATAAACGCAGGAGTAAAGTCATTCTGGATGAAGACTTTACTCTTGTCCTTTATCGAGGGGAAATCAGAAAATTTGGGATAGAGGAAGGTAAGCCGCTTTCCGAAGAGACTTATCAGGAGATCCTTCGGGAGGTTTTATTTAAAAGGGCCAGGGAAAGGGTCCTTTTTCTTCTGAAATCCTCAGATAAGACGGAACAGGAACTGAGACGGAAATTAAAAGACGGAGGGTATCCGATAGAGGCAGCCGATTATGCTATAGAATTTTTAAAAGAGCATAACTTTATCAACGATGAGAACTATGGCCGCAGATACGTGGAATTCAATTCGGAACGGAAAAGTCAACGGCAGATTCAGTACGAGCTGCAGAAAAAAGGGCTGGACAAAGAGGTGATCCAGGAGATCCTTAGAGAACAGCCTGTGGATGAAGATGCCCAGATACGGGCCTATGTGAAAAAGAAGCGCATAAAAGCGGAGGAAATGGACTTTAAAGAACGCGGAAAAATGATGGCTGCCCTGGGTAGACGAGGTTTTTCCTACGATGCAATAAGCCGTGTTTTAGGCGGTATTTATAGTGAAGACTGA
- the rny gene encoding ribonuclease Y, with protein MAILIAIVVSVVVAFIAWSAAITYRKNAYESKIGTAEEKSREIIDEALKTAETKKREALLEAKEESLKTKNELEKETRERRAELQRYERRVLSKEENLDKKSEVMEKREAGLAAREDALNKRNAEVESLYEKGIQELEKISGLTSEQAKEYLLKSVEDDVKHDTAKLIKELDNKAKEEAEKKAREYVVTAIQRCAADHVAETTVSVVQLPNDEMKGRIIGREGRNIRTLETLTGVELIIDDTPEAVVLSGFDPVRREVARIALERLIVDGRIHPARIEEMVEKAQKEVETNMREEGEAAALEVGIHGLHPELIRLLGKLRYRTSYGQNALKHSIEVAQLSGLLAGEIGLDIRMAKRAGLLHDIGKAVDHEMEGSHIQLGVELCKKYKESAIVLNTVESHHGDVEPQSLIACIVQAADTISAARPGARRETLETYTNRLKQLEDITNSFKGVDKSFAIQAGREVRIMVVPDQINDDDMVLLARDISKKIEESLEYPGQIKVNVIRESRVTDYAK; from the coding sequence ATGGCTATATTGATTGCAATTGTAGTATCAGTAGTAGTTGCTTTTATTGCCTGGTCTGCTGCCATCACGTATCGTAAAAATGCTTACGAAAGCAAGATTGGCACTGCAGAAGAAAAATCCCGGGAAATAATAGATGAAGCATTAAAGACCGCTGAGACAAAGAAGCGCGAAGCTCTCCTTGAAGCAAAAGAAGAGTCTTTAAAGACTAAGAATGAACTGGAGAAGGAAACCAGGGAAAGAAGAGCTGAGCTTCAACGTTATGAAAGAAGAGTACTAAGCAAGGAAGAAAACCTGGACAAGAAGTCCGAGGTTATGGAAAAACGAGAAGCAGGTCTGGCTGCTCGCGAGGACGCCCTGAATAAGAGAAATGCCGAAGTGGAATCTCTCTATGAAAAAGGCATTCAGGAACTGGAAAAAATTTCTGGACTTACCTCCGAACAGGCAAAAGAATATCTTTTAAAATCTGTTGAAGATGACGTTAAACATGACACTGCGAAATTAATTAAGGAACTTGACAACAAAGCAAAAGAAGAAGCCGAAAAAAAGGCAAGGGAATACGTGGTTACAGCCATTCAAAGATGTGCTGCAGACCATGTGGCAGAAACTACGGTTTCAGTCGTGCAGCTTCCAAACGATGAGATGAAAGGAAGAATCATCGGAAGGGAAGGCCGTAACATCCGTACGTTAGAGACCCTTACGGGCGTGGAACTCATTATTGATGACACCCCTGAGGCTGTTGTATTATCCGGATTCGATCCGGTTCGTAGAGAAGTAGCCAGAATCGCGTTGGAACGCCTTATTGTGGATGGACGTATTCATCCTGCAAGAATTGAAGAAATGGTGGAAAAGGCACAAAAAGAGGTAGAAACCAATATGCGTGAAGAAGGAGAAGCCGCTGCTCTTGAAGTGGGCATTCACGGTCTTCATCCGGAACTCATCAGATTGCTTGGCAAGCTGAGATACAGAACAAGCTACGGTCAGAATGCATTAAAGCATTCCATTGAGGTGGCCCAATTGTCAGGGCTGTTGGCCGGAGAAATCGGCCTTGATATCCGCATGGCCAAGCGTGCCGGTTTACTACATGACATCGGAAAAGCCGTTGACCATGAGATGGAAGGTTCTCATATTCAGCTGGGTGTGGAGTTATGTAAGAAATATAAGGAATCTGCAATCGTGCTGAACACTGTGGAATCACATCATGGCGATGTTGAACCACAGAGCCTTATCGCTTGCATTGTCCAGGCAGCAGATACGATATCTGCCGCAAGACCTGGAGCAAGAAGAGAGACTCTGGAGACATATACAAACAGATTAAAACAGTTAGAAGATATTACCAATTCCTTTAAGGGAGTGGACAAGTCCTTTGCCATACAGGCAGGACGCGAAGTTCGGATTATGGTAGTTCCGGATCAAATTAACGATGACGATATGGTGCTTTTAGCCCGTGACATTTCCAAGAAGATTGAAGAATCTCTGGAGTACCCGGGACAGATCAAGGTCAACGTGATCCGGGAGTCCAGAGTTACAGATTACGCGAAGTAA
- a CDS encoding D-alanyl-D-alanine carboxypeptidase family protein, protein MNRRIKVLISCILVSQLFLMTVYAKPDWPSDTGIQAEAGIVIDGDSGAVIFGQNIHAPYPPASITKILTALIVLENAKLDDMVTFSKDAIYNVEEGSGNKLNVDTGDKLSVEDCLYSLILHSCNQAANALAEHVAGSREGFVNMMNEKIKELGCTESHFDNPSGLNGDTQYVTAYDMALIAKAAYSNKKLVEISSAISHNIPPTSNNPEGLTIYNEHRLVKTKDTKSEFYCPSAVAGKTGYLIKAGNTLVTYGEQDGKRLISVILKGSPKQYFIDGKALLEFGFSRFENFPVTGNETSYITGEDPVEMNGTSYKPSDLVLEPDSVITLPKGAEFSQADKTLVTELPEGSPKGSVAMIQYTYNDRKVGQAYLMEKKAPEPTSQESEQGSTDGKPAESETNSGGNKKSPDHKGSRVLTIAGIAAFLGLAGGGTGFFIYKKKKEAREIALRREERRRRLKAEGAEEAFEKILKQRRNKK, encoded by the coding sequence GTGAATCGGAGGATAAAAGTACTGATTAGCTGCATATTGGTCAGCCAGCTGTTTCTAATGACTGTATATGCGAAACCGGACTGGCCGTCTGATACGGGCATCCAGGCGGAAGCCGGGATTGTAATAGACGGGGATTCAGGGGCCGTCATATTTGGCCAGAATATTCATGCCCCTTATCCGCCAGCCAGCATAACGAAAATTTTGACGGCTCTTATTGTTTTAGAGAACGCGAAACTTGACGACATGGTGACCTTTTCAAAGGATGCCATTTACAATGTGGAAGAGGGCAGCGGCAATAAATTAAATGTGGATACAGGTGACAAGCTTTCTGTGGAAGACTGTCTCTATTCTCTGATCCTTCATTCCTGCAACCAGGCAGCCAATGCTCTTGCGGAGCATGTGGCCGGCAGCAGAGAGGGATTTGTAAACATGATGAATGAAAAGATCAAGGAGCTTGGCTGTACAGAAAGCCATTTTGACAATCCGTCAGGGCTTAATGGAGACACCCAGTATGTGACTGCCTATGATATGGCACTTATAGCAAAGGCTGCTTACAGCAATAAAAAGCTTGTGGAGATCAGCTCTGCAATCAGCCATAATATTCCTCCCACATCCAATAATCCAGAGGGGCTCACCATTTACAATGAGCATCGTCTGGTAAAGACCAAGGATACAAAGAGTGAATTTTATTGTCCGTCAGCAGTGGCAGGAAAGACTGGATATCTAATTAAAGCAGGAAATACCCTTGTGACCTATGGGGAACAGGATGGAAAAAGGCTTATTTCCGTCATCTTAAAGGGAAGCCCAAAGCAATATTTTATCGATGGCAAAGCTCTTTTGGAATTTGGCTTCAGCCGTTTTGAAAACTTCCCTGTTACAGGGAATGAAACCAGCTATATAACAGGGGAAGATCCTGTTGAAATGAATGGGACATCTTATAAACCCTCTGATCTGGTATTGGAACCGGACAGTGTCATAACCCTTCCCAAAGGAGCCGAGTTCTCCCAGGCGGATAAGACTCTTGTAACAGAGCTTCCGGAAGGAAGTCCCAAAGGGTCGGTTGCCATGATCCAATATACCTACAATGACAGAAAGGTGGGACAAGCCTACTTAATGGAAAAGAAGGCCCCCGAACCAACGAGCCAGGAATCAGAACAGGGATCTACAGATGGAAAACCAGCGGAATCAGAAACAAATTCAGGCGGCAATAAAAAGTCACCGGATCATAAGGGAAGCAGAGTGCTTACAATAGCAGGAATTGCTGCTTTTCTTGGACTGGCAGGCGGCGGAACCGGATTTTTCATTTATAAGAAAAAGAAAGAGGCCAGAGAGATCGCTCTCAGAAGAGAAGAGAGAAGGCGGCGTTTAAAAGCGGAAGGGGCAGAAGAAGCGTTTGAAAAGATTTTAAAACAACGCCGGAATAAGAAATAA
- the arfA gene encoding arabinosylfuranosidase ArfA — MEFHKVKMVIDRGYPIAQVDERIYGSFIEHLGRAVYDGIYCPEHVSADENGFRDDVKELIRELDVPIIRYPGGNFVSGFNWEDSVGPLNDRPRRLDLAWRSLEENKVGLNEFTKWARSAGSDVMMAVNLGTRGIADACNLLEYCNHPGNSKYSDLRISHGYKEPHNIKTWCLGNEMDGPWQIGHKTMEEYGRLAEETAKAMKIIDPDIELVACGSSYLAIPTFPDWEAVTLWHTYDYVDYISMHQYYGNQKGDSQDFLASSDDMDQFIRTVIATCDFVKAKKRGKKDIKISFDEWNVWYHSNAADDDITKNHPWQVAPPMLEDIYNFEDALLVGLMLITLLKHADRVKMACLAQLVNVIAPIMTEAKGGTAWKQTIFYPFMHASRYGRGTALVPVISTPKFDTSAHEDVTTVEAVSVYNEALHEVTIFAVNRDLKKDAELTVDVRSFEGYRVLEHVVLESDDLKAENGPFCQRVAPKQTSQSALDGGTMTSTLHKASWNVIRLGK, encoded by the coding sequence ATGGAGTTTCACAAAGTAAAAATGGTAATTGACAGGGGGTATCCCATTGCACAGGTCGATGAAAGAATCTATGGCTCCTTTATAGAACATCTGGGGCGGGCAGTATACGACGGGATTTACTGTCCGGAACATGTATCTGCTGATGAAAATGGCTTTCGGGATGATGTAAAGGAACTGATCCGGGAATTAGATGTCCCTATCATCCGGTATCCTGGAGGCAACTTTGTATCAGGCTTTAACTGGGAGGACAGCGTGGGGCCTTTAAATGATCGGCCCAGGCGTCTGGATCTGGCCTGGCGAAGTCTGGAAGAGAATAAGGTCGGTTTAAATGAATTTACCAAATGGGCCAGGAGCGCAGGCTCTGATGTAATGATGGCGGTAAATTTGGGAACCAGAGGGATTGCGGATGCATGCAACCTGCTGGAATACTGCAATCACCCCGGCAACAGCAAATACAGTGATTTAAGGATCAGCCATGGTTATAAGGAGCCTCATAACATAAAAACCTGGTGCCTGGGAAATGAGATGGATGGCCCATGGCAGATCGGTCATAAGACCATGGAGGAATATGGGCGTCTGGCAGAAGAGACGGCAAAGGCCATGAAGATCATTGACCCAGACATTGAACTGGTCGCCTGCGGAAGTTCATACTTAGCCATACCTACGTTCCCGGACTGGGAGGCAGTTACTCTTTGGCATACCTATGACTATGTGGATTACATATCCATGCACCAGTATTATGGGAACCAAAAAGGGGACAGCCAGGATTTTCTTGCTTCCTCCGATGATATGGATCAGTTTATCCGCACCGTCATTGCCACCTGTGATTTTGTAAAGGCCAAAAAGAGGGGGAAAAAGGACATTAAGATCAGCTTTGATGAGTGGAATGTCTGGTATCACTCTAATGCGGCGGATGATGACATTACGAAAAATCACCCATGGCAGGTCGCACCTCCTATGCTGGAGGACATTTACAACTTTGAAGATGCTCTTTTGGTAGGCCTCATGCTTATTACCCTGTTAAAGCATGCGGACCGGGTGAAGATGGCATGTCTGGCCCAGCTTGTAAATGTGATCGCACCCATTATGACGGAAGCCAAAGGCGGAACGGCATGGAAGCAGACAATCTTTTATCCATTCATGCATGCTTCCAGATATGGGCGGGGAACGGCACTTGTCCCGGTCATCAGTACGCCAAAATTCGATACATCAGCCCATGAAGATGTGACCACGGTAGAAGCTGTGTCCGTATACAATGAGGCACTTCATGAGGTAACCATTTTTGCGGTGAACAGGGATCTTAAAAAGGATGCGGAATTGACCGTGGATGTGAGGAGCTTTGAAGGATACCGGGTTCTGGAGCATGTGGTTTTGGAAAGTGATGATTTGAAAGCGGAGAACGGGCCTTTTTGCCAACGGGTGGCTCCGAAGCAGACCAGTCAGTCTGCGCTGGATGGCGGTACCATGACAAGTACCTTGCACAAGGCGTCATGGAATGTGATCCGTCTTGGAAAATAA
- the araA gene encoding L-arabinose isomerase → MVKKEYKFWFATGSQDLYGEECLRNVAEHSRIITERLNASGALPYEVNLKPVLIDNTSIRKLFHEANTDESCAGVITWMHTFSPAKSWILGLQEYRKPLLHLHTQFNREIPYDTIDMDFMNENQSAHGDREFGHMVTRMGISRKVIAGHWDDEGVQRRIGSWMRTAVGIMESSHIRVVRVADNMRNVAVTEGDKVEAQMKFGWEIDAYPVNEIADYVTDVADGDISSLVEEYYSRYEILTEGMDHEEFKAHVAVQAQIELGFERFLKDKDYHAIVTHFGDLGSLKQLPGLAIQRLMEKGYGFGAEGDWKTAAMVRLMKIMTEGAKDAKGTSFMEDYTYNLVPGKEGILQAHMLEVCPTIADGTVGIRVNPLSMGEREAPARLVFTAKEGKGIATSLIDLGSRFRLIINTVNCKKTEKPMPKLPVATAFWTPEPNLATGAESWILAGGAHHTAFTYDLTAEQMGDWAEAMGIEAVFIDEKTAIRDLKNELRWNSMAYR, encoded by the coding sequence ATGGTGAAAAAAGAATATAAATTTTGGTTTGCAACAGGCTCTCAGGATCTTTACGGTGAGGAATGTTTAAGAAATGTGGCGGAACATTCCAGGATCATCACGGAACGGCTGAACGCATCCGGAGCGCTTCCCTATGAGGTCAATTTAAAACCGGTGCTGATTGATAATACCTCCATTCGCAAGTTATTTCATGAGGCTAACACCGATGAGTCCTGTGCCGGTGTGATTACCTGGATGCATACCTTTTCTCCTGCCAAGTCCTGGATCCTGGGGCTTCAGGAGTACCGGAAGCCTTTGCTTCATCTGCACACCCAGTTTAACCGGGAGATTCCCTACGATACCATTGACATGGATTTCATGAATGAGAACCAGTCGGCCCACGGCGACCGGGAATTCGGGCATATGGTCACCAGAATGGGAATTTCGAGAAAGGTGATCGCAGGTCATTGGGATGATGAAGGAGTCCAGAGGAGGATAGGTTCCTGGATGCGGACCGCAGTGGGAATTATGGAAAGCAGCCATATCCGTGTGGTACGGGTTGCGGACAATATGAGAAACGTAGCGGTTACTGAAGGGGATAAGGTGGAAGCCCAGATGAAATTTGGTTGGGAGATCGATGCCTATCCAGTCAATGAAATCGCAGATTATGTAACGGATGTGGCTGACGGTGATATTTCTTCCCTGGTTGAGGAATATTACAGCAGATACGAAATTTTAACGGAAGGTATGGACCATGAGGAGTTTAAGGCCCATGTGGCGGTTCAGGCACAGATCGAGCTTGGCTTTGAGCGATTTTTAAAGGATAAGGATTACCATGCGATTGTAACTCATTTTGGGGATTTAGGCTCTTTAAAACAGCTTCCTGGCCTTGCCATCCAGCGCCTGATGGAAAAGGGCTATGGCTTCGGGGCAGAAGGAGACTGGAAGACAGCTGCTATGGTGCGCCTTATGAAGATCATGACCGAAGGAGCAAAGGATGCAAAAGGAACTTCTTTTATGGAGGATTACACCTACAACCTGGTTCCTGGCAAAGAAGGGATCTTACAGGCCCACATGCTGGAGGTTTGCCCCACCATTGCGGATGGAACGGTAGGCATCAGGGTAAATCCACTGTCCATGGGAGAGAGGGAAGCACCTGCACGCCTTGTATTTACGGCAAAGGAAGGAAAGGGGATAGCAACATCCCTGATCGATCTGGGCAGCCGTTTTCGCTTGATTATCAACACTGTAAACTGTAAAAAGACGGAAAAGCCCATGCCAAAGCTTCCGGTTGCCACTGCGTTCTGGACACCTGAGCCAAACCTTGCCACAGGAGCGGAAAGCTGGATTTTAGCCGGAGGCGCCCACCATACGGCCTTCACCTATGATCTGACGGCAGAACAGATGGGGGACTGGGCGGAAGCTATGGGAATTGAAGCTGTTTTCATTGATGAAAAAACTGCCATTAGGGATTTGAAAAATGAATTAAGATGGAATTCTATGGCGTATCGTTAA